In Zingiber officinale cultivar Zhangliang chromosome 6A, Zo_v1.1, whole genome shotgun sequence, a single genomic region encodes these proteins:
- the LOC121995925 gene encoding phosphatidylinositol glycan anchor biosynthesis class U protein-like, producing MAGIRGYWTLAAAAIAFRILLLFCLPKDFHLGSHPEITTPLTSLRRLAEGYWLKQASMSPYSGSMYHGSPVLLSILGPLSTKRSEGRPPHFYCSLLFVLVDFITATLIRATGKKLMLSRYKHLQILNLSKLVETSGFVDSGDFAALMYLWNPMTIVICIGSSTSPIDNLMVVMAIYGACSRIPPLAAFGWVFAVHLSLYPVILIVPIILLLGYGLDAPPSKSFLLKNSYARKNSTLAKIQVNSGTSSQTDKAINHFSWIPVLHFALWVSVWLGYVLFLSSISLKGIGSITEMFRKTYGFILTVEDLSPNIGLLWYFFAEVFDFFRNFFLIVFHVNILFVILPLAIRLKHRPCFLAFVYIAISSMLKSYPSLADSTLYLSLVTLFSNELADMQFSFFLFCGYIAVSLFSPVMHNLWIWRGTGNANFYYATGLAYACLQTILVVESVGSMLKHDRLLRKTVEAEH from the exons ATGGCGGGGATCAGAGGCTACTGGACTCTGGCGGCGGCGGCGATCGCCTTCCGTATCCTCCTCCTCTTTTGCTTGCCTAAGGATTTCCACCTCGGATCTCATCCTGAGATCACAACCCCTCTCACCAGCCTCCGTCGCC TGGCGGAAGGTTACTGGCTCAAGCAGGCGTCCATGTCGCCCTACTCAG GTTCGATGTATCATGGCTCCCCTGTGCTACTGTCAATTCTCGGGCCCCTTAGTACTAAAAG ATCTGAAGGGCGACCTCCTCATTTCTACTGCAG TCTGCTGTTTGTGCTTGTAGACTTTATTACTGCCACCCTTATCCGTGCAACCGGCAAGAAGCTTATGCTGTCACGTTACAAGCATTTGCAGATTCTCAACCTCTCAAAGCTAGTAGAAACTTCAG GTTTTGTAGATTCTGGAGATTTTGCTGCTTTAATGTATCTTTGGAACCCAATGACGATTGTCATTTGCATTGGATCATCTACATCACCAATTGATAATTTGATGGTTGTCATGGCTATATATGGAGCTTGCTCAA GAATACCTCCATTAGCAGCTTTTGGATGGGTTTTTGCAGTGCACCTATCTCTTTATCCAGTTATCTTGATTGTGCCG ATCATTCTTTTGTTAGGGTATGGTCTGGATGCTCCTCCTTCAAAATCGTTTCTTCTGAAAAATTCTTATGCAAGAAAAAACAGTACTTTAGCAAAGATTCAGGTCAATTCAGGAACTTCAAGTCAAACAGATAAAGCAATTAATCATTTCTCATGGATTCCAGTGCTACATTTTGCATTATGGGTGTCTGTGTGGTTAGGCTATGTATTATTCTTGAGTAGTATATCCCTCAAGGGGATTGGAAGCATCACAGAAATGTTCAGGAA AACATATGGGTTTATTCTTACTGTTGAAGATTTGTCTCCTAATATAGGTTTACTTTG GTATTTTTTTGCCGAAGTTTTTGACTTCTTCAGGAACTTCTTCCTTATAGTTTTTCATGTCAATATTCTCTTCGTGATCTTGCCGTTGGCTATACGTCTAAAACACCGGCCGTGCTTCCTTGCTTTTGTGTATATTGCAATATCTTCGATGCTAAAGTCTTATCCATCA CTTGCTGATTCGACTCTTTACCTGAGCCTTGTAACACTATTCTCTAATGAGCTCGCAG ATATGcaattttctttcttccttttttgcGGGTATATTGCAGTCTCTCTTTTCAGCCCTGTCATGCACAACTTGTGGATTTGGAGG GGGACTGGAAATGCAAATTTTTACTACGCCACCGGCCTTGCTTATGCTTGCTTACAG ACTATCCTGGTGGTTGAGAGCGTTGGCTCAATGCTGAAGCATGACCGGTTGCTCAGAAAGACAGTCGAAGCTGAACACTGA
- the LOC121995926 gene encoding E3 ubiquitin-protein ligase ATL4-like encodes MASPSSLPRPPPPSAPLLQRPPKLQPPAEEIYPEGTSSSASLSLNPSLLIVSAIVAFVFVASASIHLLLRFLSSRIRSSSVAATPPPLPPPPPTLPPRPDSPDSNSGFSDKDKAALVDSLPLFSLASSLAVLPKSSPDCAVCLSPFRPHDELRLLPACRHAFHSQCVDPWLRSAPSCPLCRTSITLPATPLPPPRQETSTPGSFQVEIGSVSRRETTSESDPAAGNLPPHLRAFSLGSSFEYIVDEEVEAVVSWIPRRMVKEEKSEASAPPEPSQPGAEVAEAAGGGGRGWLSSASSAISSLQLSGRWSHRYDGGEGARWSRDLEGSARREAEEGGYYDFYRWLIGA; translated from the coding sequence ATGGCTTCTCCCTCCTCGCTGCCACGGCCGCCGCCGCCGTCCGCTCCGCTTTTGCAGCGGCCACCCAAGCTCCAACCTCCGGCGGAGGAGATCTATCCTGAAGGAACCAGCAGCTCCGCCTCTTTATCCCTCAACCCCAGCCTCTTGATCGTCTCCGCCATCGTGGCCTTCGTGTTCGTCGCCTCCGCCTCcatccacctcctcctccgcttcCTTTCCTCCCGTATCCGCAGTTCTTCTGTCGCCGCAACACCCCCTCCGTTACCTCCGCCACCTCCAACACTCCCACCGCGACCTGACTCCCCTGACTCCAACTCCGGTTTCTCTGACAAAGACAAGGCAGCACTGGTGGATTCGCTCCCTCTGTTTTCCCTCGCATCCTCCCTGGCCGTCCTCCCCAAATCCTCCCCAGACTGCGCCGTCTGTCTCAGCCCCTTCCGCCCGCACGACGAGCTCCGCCTCCTCCCGGCCTGCCGTCACGCCTTCCATTCACAATGCGTCGATCCATGGCTCCGATCCGCCCCCTCGTGCCCTCTCTGCCGCACTTCCATCACTCTCCCGGCCACACCCCTGCCGCCGCCTCGCCAAGAAACCTCCACTCCAGGAAGCTTCCAGGTCGAGATCGGAAGCGTCAGCCGGCGAGAAACAACATCGGAGTCGGATCCAGCTGCCGGGAACCTTCCGCCGCATCTGCGGGCGTTCTCGCTAGGGTCGTCGTTCGAGTACATTGTGGACGAGGAAGTGGAGGCGGTGGTGTCGTGGATCCCAAGGAGGATGGTGAAGGAAGAAAAGAGCGAAGCGTCAGCGCCGCCGGAGCCCTCGCAGCCGGGCGCGGAGGTGGCAGAGGCGGCAGGGGGAGGAGGAAGGGGGTGGCTATCTTCCGCTTCCTCCGCTATATCTTCCTTACAGTTGTCTGGGAGGTGGAGCCACCGCTACGACGGCGGCGAGGGAGCGCGGTGGTCGCGGGATTTGGAGGGCAGCGCGCGGCGGGAGGCAGAGGAGGGCGGCTACTACGATTTCTACAGGTGGCTGATAGGGGCATAA
- the LOC121994640 gene encoding uncharacterized protein LOC121994640, giving the protein MERASPPGSPPSSDVNDEEESTDVSTDVDEGDDDELEQFNPPRSFDEGYYKMVNKLILDEGTAELVWLAQNKPDRSHVNLMDDPVLSVVIDSRKTQMALELIKRLPADKLEARNCNGDTALHVAATIGDGKVANALLNKSDDLADIRNSKGETPLHKAALYGQQEVFQLLVDKGNSWAPFGRTYEGATTLHCAIMGNAPRIPLDDESLDYPRKQSIRDIEDQDFHDENSGEIKKDKDELERGTSILMLFYKILRSIRIFSFKLLRQVSHSKVRRLYELKEVHRDTLKLIEFLTKYRGYFGLFISGDRRDYRVGPSSREARRDNRERKKGPESEQRDLLLAFVDKLLHLDDATRGSDAPAVKGLLQSATRALESMSSKRNWKESPLIMGAEMGLPELVGMILQVCPESATYVDSRGRNVLQAAIESGSREIVEIIRKKTAGHNPVLPFWLLSHTKSGTRKTILHFASERTPPDTDDAVQLQDELLFFESVKDMVPKELVYSRNEEEMTAQEVFSERHKEMFRSCKNQLMEMGKTCSGLLAAVVFASSFSIPGEKDEKTGNPVYMDRLPFKIFSHTYVIGLSCATTSLVLFLSLLFVPYKEQQFRRAIPTKYFLACLSFVMALLALLVSFTCNIFLQIYGGQRTESDDLIPLILELTVFPALCLMFDHRNDLQLKAKSIHLPLQVVSHQLIIGKPETGNQAVATKNSSLISEENSKFQKQKKAVALPQTEHGKHHVKSSSNLQIFAKDEILDDRKEDAALGRQNHPPAKDDIFPFCFSSPK; this is encoded by the exons ATGGAGCGCGCGTCCCCACCAGGCAGCCCACCGTCCTCCGACGTCAACGACGAGGAGGAGTCGACGGACGTGTCGACGGACGTAGACGAGGGCGATGACGACGAGTTGGAGCAGTTCAATCCGCCGCGATCGTTCGACGAGGGTTACTACAAAATGGTTAACAAGCTGATCCTCGACGAGGGCACGGCGGAGCTCGTGTGGCTGGCCCAGAACAAACCGGATCGCAGCCACGTCAACCTCATGGACGACCCCGTGCTCAGCGTCGTCATCGACAGCCGGAAAACCCAGATGGCGCTCGAACTCATCAAGCGGCTTCCCGCCGACAAGCTCGAGGCTAGAAACTGCAACGGCGACACAGCGCTGCATGTGGCCGCCACCATAGGCGACGGGAAGGTGGCGAACGCATTGCTGAACAAATCCGACGATCTAGCGGACATAAGAAACAGCAAGGGGGAGACGCCGCTGCACAAGGCGGCGCTCTACGGGCAGCAGGAGGTGTTCCAGCTTCTGGTGGACAAGGGGAACAGCTGGGCGCCGTTCGGACGGACGTACGAAGGCGCCACCACGCTCCACTGCGCCATCATGGGCAACGCGCCGA GGATTCCCCTGGATGACGAGTCTCTCGATTACCCTCGCAAGCAAAGCATAAGAGATATCGAG GATCAGGACTTTCATGATGAAAATTCAGGAGAAATAAAGAAGGACAAAGATGAATTAGAAAGAG GGACATCGATTCTTATGTTATTTTACAAGATTTTAAGATCAATTCGCATATTTTCTTTCAAACTTTTACGGCAAG TTTCACACAGCAAGGTTAGACGACTGTACGAGTTGAAAGAAGTTCACAGAGACACCTTGAAGCTCATAGAATTCCTAACGAAGTACCGCGGGTACTTCGGGCTCTTCATCTCGGGAGACAGAAGAGACTACCGGGTTGGGCCTTCGTCGCGAGAGGCGCGCCGTGACAATCGAGAACGTAAGAAAGGGCCAGAGTCCGAGCAGCGCGACCTCCTGTTGGCGTTCGTCGACAAGCTCCTCCACCTCGACGATGCCACCCGCGGAAGCGACGCGCCGGCAGTCAAGGGGCTCCTCCAAAGCGCGACCAGGGCTCTGGAGTCGATGTCGTCGAAGCGGAACTGGAAGGAGTCGCCGCTGATCATGGGGGCGGAGATGGGCCTGCCCGAGTTGGTGGGAATGATCCTGCAGGTGTGCCCGGAGTCGGCGACGTACGTGGACAGCCGCGGCCGGAACGTCCTACAGGCGGCGATCGAGAGCGGCAGCCGGGAGATCGTGGAGATCATCCGAAAGAAGACGGCGGGCCACAACCCTGTCCTGCCCTTCTGGCTGCTCTCGCACACCAAGTCGGGGACGAGGAAGACCATCCTGCATTTTGCTTCGGAGAGGACTCCTCCCGATACGGACGACGCCGTGCAGTTGCAAGACGAACTCCTTTTTTTTGAG TCGGTGAAAGACATGGTGCCGAAGGAGCTGGTGTACAGTCGGAACGAGGAGGAGATGACGGCGCAAGAGGTGTTCAGCGAGAGACACAAGGAGATGTTCCGGAGCTGCAAGAACCAGCTGATGGAGATGGGGAAGACCTGCTCGGGGCTGCTGGCCGCGGTGGTGTTCGCGTCGAGCTTCTCGATCCCCGGCGAGAAGGACGAGAAAACAGGGAATCCGGTGTACATGGACAGGCTGCCCTTCAAGATCTTCTCCCACACCTACGTCATCGGCCTCTCCTGCGCCACCACCTCGCTggtgctcttcctctccctccttTTCGTGCCCTACAAGGAGCAGCAGTTCCGGCGGGCCATTCCGACCAAGTACTTCTTGGCCTGCTTGTCCTTCGTCATGGCGCTCCTGGCGCTGCTCGTCTCCTTCACCTGCAACATCTTCCTGCAGATTTACGGCGGGCAGAGGACGGAGTCCGACGATCTGATTCCGCTCATACTGGAACTCACTGTCTTCCCTGCCCTCTGCTTGATG TTCGACCACCGGAATGATCTCCAGCTCAAAGCTAAGTCCATCCACCTTCCTCTTCAAGTAGTATCCCACCAACTCATCATCGGTAAACCGGAAACTGGAAACCAGGCGGTAGCGACAAAGAACTCATCTTTAATCTCCGAAGAAAACTCAAAATTTCAAAAGCAAAAGAAGGCAGTAGCTCTTCCACAAACCGAGCACGGAAAACACCATGTTAAATCATCATCAAACTTGCAAATCTTCGCTAAAGATGAGATTTTGGATGACCGAAAAGAGGATGCAGCTCTTGGACGCCAGAATCATCCTCCTGCGAAAGATgatatttttcctttttgcttCTCGTCACCAAAGTGA